The Aeromonas jandaei genomic interval AGTTGCCACCACCGCTGATGCAACGCGCCAGCATGGCCCCCAGAATGCCGAGCCAGAACATGCCGACCATGGGATTGATGAAGAGTGGCTGGGCCAGCTTGGGGTTGCCCTCGAACAGGCCGAACAGAGAGGCGCCGCGCAGCGCCATGTCATAGACGGCGCCGGTGATGGTTCAGGCCGAGCCGTGCAGGGCGACGACAGTGGAGTTGAGCACCGCGATGATGATGCCGCCGGTCAGCACGGTGAAGCGGCCATCGCGCCAGAACAGGTTGCCGCCGCTGAAGAGGGGCTTGAGCTCGCCGGTGCGCTTGAGTTCGCTGTTGCGAAACAACAGGAACAGAACGGCGACCAGCGCCAGGTTGAGCAGCATGCCGCTCCAGATATTGCCGGTCAGATCCTTGGCCAGCACCACATGGCTGGAGAAGGTGGCCTCCAGTTCGGGGCGGAACTGGTTGCTGATGAGGGTGCCGATGCCGTAGCAGATCAGCACCAACCAGAAGCGGGGTTGCCCCTCGCCGCAGCAATAAAGAGTACCGGTGGCACAGACGCCTGCCAGCTGCATGCCGATGCCGAACAGGAAGGCACCGACGATGAAAGGAATGCCGATAGCCATCACGTTACCCACCATGGCATCGCCAAACAGGGCGTGACTAAAGGAGAGGAAGGTGGTGAACAGCAGAATTTCGATGGCGATGGTGAGCAGGTGAACCCGCACGTAGTAACTGTTGCGCTTGGTCAGCATTTCGCGCCAACCGAACACGATGCCGAAGCGGCTGAAGGAGAGGGTGAAGCCGAAGCCGAATCCGATCAGGGCCATCAGAGCCCATTTCATACCAAAGGTGTTGCCGAGCCAGAGTAACGCTCCCCCCGCGATTGCCACGATGGGGAGCGACCATTTTCGATTCATGCCAGTTGATCCTTGTAGTTGGTTATTGAAGGGGCGGATCCTATTCCCTCAGGGAGTCCAACACCACCCATTTTGCCAATGATTGAAAAAATGGGCGGTGGAGTCGCTCGGCTATGGCCGACCGGGTGATTCAGTGCTGCAGGGTGTCGAGATGGAAATGACGGGTCTGTTTGGTCAGGATGCGGGCATGCTGGGCCACCATGGTCGCCTCTTCGGCGGCGTGGCTGGCGTTTTGATTTACCTCGGTTGCCAGTCGGGACAGTTCACTAACCTGATGATGGATCCCCTGCACAAGCCGGGTTTCATCGCCCATCAGTTGATCGACCTGAGCGATGCGCTGATTGATCTCCTCGCAGCTCTGTTCTATCCGGGCGACGCTCTGGCGTGCTGTCACCGCGTGGGTGACCGCCTGTTCGACCCGGGCCAGTTCGGTATCCATCTCGTTGGCGGCGCGCTGGCTGACATCCTGGATCTTGCCGATGATGGTATTGATCTCGGTAGTGGCGCTGCCGGTGCGGGTCGCCAGCGAGCGGACTTCATCGGCCACGACGGCAAAACCGCGCCCCTGTTCGCCTGCCCGGGCTGCTTCAATCGCGGCGTTGAGCGCCAGCAGATTGGTCTGCTCCGCAATATCGTGAATGGCGCCAGCCAGCCCGGCAATCTGCTGCGAAAGGCCAGCCAGATCTGAAATGGTGCTGGATACCCGCTTTACTCCAGTGGCTTGCTCCTCGATCACCTGCTCCACGGTGCGCATGGCGCGTGATGCTTCTTGTGCCCGCTCGGCTGACTGGAGGGTTCGGTCCCCCACTTGATGGAGTTGACTACCCGCCTGCTCGATGGAGCGAGTGAGCTGTTCGATAGCCTGTTCGATATGTTGAGCTGCTCCGACCTGCGCCTGGCTGTCATCGGTGTACCGTTGTGCCATCGACGTCAGGTTGGTGGCACGATCATCGAGAGTGCTAGCGCTGCGCTGCAGCGACTCGACCAGGGTGGCAAGCTGATCGCGCATGGTTCCGATCTGGCGGATTAGCTCGCCGATGGCATCGAGGCCAGGTTCCGGCATGGGACGGTTCAATTCCCCTTCGGCAATGGCGGCGGTAGCCTTGCCGGCGGCCATCAGGCGCTGCTGGGTGGGTCGCCCCAGCCAGAAGATGAGTCCGCCGCCCAGTAGAGCTGCGCACAGCAAGAGGCCATAGCAGAGCCGGGTTGTACTGGCGAGATGGGCCATCTGCTCGGCGGCATACTGGTTGCCGCTGATGACGGTGGCATCCACTCCGATCCGGTGGGCGTTATAGAGGGTTCGCAGGCGTGCAGCAATCGCACCCGCCTGCGCCAGATCCCCCACCTTGATGGCGGGGACAAACTTGTCGTTGAGCAACTGCCAGAACAGCTCCCCCTGCTGTTTCTGTTCCCCCAATAGCAGCCGTTTGAGTTGCTCGTTCAGGTTGCTCTCCTGCCAGAAGCGGTTGCGCTCTTCGAACTCCTTTTGCAGGCGTGCGAGAGTCTGAATCAATCCCTCCCGCTCCTCCGGTTTTGCATGGAGCAGGGTATAGACCTGCAGTTGGGATTCGATGAGGTAGAGCGGAGGTGGCAGGATGTCGGCGACCACGTCCTTGCCTTGTCCCATCTGGTCGGCTGCACTCCTGAGCGAATAGAGACCCAAAAAGCTGATTGATATCAGTACGATAATGACCAGTACCCCAAGCAGCTGGCTAAAGAGCAGTGAACGGTCGTGAATTTGCCTGAACATGATGCCTCCATGCGGTGTTGTCCATGGATAGCATAGCGTCATTATCAGGATGGTGATTCAATCGTGACTGGCGTGAGATGACGAGAAAAGTTCTGCTGCCGAGGTTTGCCCCGGCACGACGGCCGGGGCAGGATGACAGGGTTTACTCTTTGGTCGGTGCAGACTTGGTGTTGCCGCTGCGCAGCCCATCCAGCGTAAAGATCACCAGCGCGCTCCAGATGCAGGCGAAGGTGATGAGCTTGTCCATTGCCAGTGCCTCACCGTAGAGGGTGACGGCCAGGATGAACATCATGCTGGGGCCTATGTACTGGAAGAAACCCAGGGTGGAGAGCTTGAGCCGGGTGGCCGCCGCTGTGAAGCAGAGCAGGGGAGCCGTGGTGACGGCGCCAGCGGCGATCAGCAGCAGGTTGAGCTGCCAGCCGTTCTCCGTCATGTTGCTGGTCGGGCTGTCTGCGATGCCCCACAGGTAGAAAGCGGCCGCAGGCAGCATGATGAGCGTCTCCAGCAGCAGGCCGGTGAGGGCATCGAGGGCCAGCTTTTTGCGCACCAGACCATACAGAGCGAAGCTCGACGCCAGCACCAGCGCGATCCAGGGCAGGGAGCCGAAGGCGATAAGCTGGATTGCCACTCCGATAAAGGCGAGGGCGACCGCCCACCACTGCAGGCGGCGCAGCTTCTCGCTCAGAAACAGCATGCCCAGCAGCACGTTGAACAGCGGATTGATGTAGTAGCCGAGGCTGGCATCCAGCATATGGCCGTTGTTGATGGCCCAGATGAAGAGCAGCCAGTTGCCCCCCACCGTGAAGGAGGTAAAGGTGAGGGTAAGCAGCACTTTCGGCCGACGCAGCACCGCCTGCACCTTGTGCCACTGGCGGCCCAGCAGGACCAGCACCATCAGCAGGGCGCATGACCAGATCACCCTGTGGGTGAGGATCTCGATGGCCGGCACGGCGGCAATGGTTTTGAAATAGATCGGGGCTACGCCCCAAAGGGTATAGGCGCTCAGGGCGTAGATGATCCCCTCGCGCTGGGTCTGTTGCGACATGCAGATAGCCTTCACTGGAGTGTGGATGTTGGAAAAACATCGCAAAAAATCAGTGTAGCGATCCTTGTGCGGGGAAAGAAGCGAATAAAGCGAAGTCTGGGGGAGGAGAGGGATCAGCCTTTGCCGCGGCGGATCTTGTCTACATCCATCAGCAGCCACAGCATCAGGGCGATAGCGGAGATCCAGGGGCCCCAGGTCACGTAGGCCTCGCCGTGCCCCAGCACGAAGAAGAGCAGGGGCAAACCGATCACCAGAAACAGGACACTTCCCAGAAAAAATAGCATTTTTGTCTTTATATTTAATGGCTTGCTTATTTGATGATTATATCGATTGTGCCGCCTGATGGAAGACCGAAATGCAAAAGGGGGGATTTCTCCCCCCTTGCTGATGATGATGGCTATTTATGCCCTTATTCGAGCTGGATCCAGGTACTTTTCAGCTCGGTATATTTCTCCAGCGCGTGCAGCGACTTGTCGCGACCGTTGCCGGACTGTTTGAAGCCGCCAAACGGCATGGTCATGTCGCCGCCATCCCAGTTGTTGACGAAGACGGTGCCGGCGCGCAGGGCGCGTGAACCCTTGACCGCCTTGTTGAGATCCGCCGTCCAGATCGCTGCAGCCAGGCCGTAGTCAGTATCGTTGCCGAGCGAGATAGCCTCCTCCAGCGTATCGAAGCCGGTCACAGCCAGCACTGGGCCGAAGATCTCCTCGCGGAAGATACGCATCTGCGGAGTGACTTCATCGAAAATAGTGGGTTCGATATAGAAGCCGCCGCTCACTGTGTTGGTGCGGTTGCCCCCCAGCAGCAGCTTGGCCCCCTCCTGTTTGCCAATTTCGATATAGCGCAGCACCTGCTCCATCTGGATGTGATCCACCATGGCGCCGATGCGTGTAGCGGGGTCGAGCGGGTTGGCCGAGATCCACTCGCGGGCATGGGCCAGCAGCCGCTCCATGAACTGCGGTTTGATGCTGTTTTGCACCAGTAGCCGGGAGGCGGCGGTACACACCTCGCCCTGGTTGTAGAAGATGGCACCTGCGGCGCTTCTGGCGGCAGCGTCCATATCGGGCACGTCAGCCAGAATGATGTTGGGGCTCTTGCCGCCGCACTCCATAAAGGCGCGCTTGAGGTTCGACTTGCCGGAGCACTCCACCAGATGCTTACCGATTTTGGTGGAGCCGGTGAAGGTTATGCAATCCACATCCATGTGCATGGCCAGCGCCTCGCCTACGGTATGGCCAAAGCCGGGCAGCACGTTGAACACACCATCCGGGATGCCCGCCTCCTTGGCCAGACCCGCGATGCGCAGGGCGGTCAGGGGGGACTTTTCGGAAGGCTTGAGGATCACCGAGTTGCCGGTGGCGAGCGCCGGGCCCAGCTTCCAGCAGGCCATCACCAGCGGGAAGTTCCACGGCACGATGGCGGCGACCACCCCGAGTGGTTCGCGGGTCACCAGCGCCAGTGCCGACTCCTCGACCGGCGCGACCTGATCGTAAATCTTGTCGATGGCTTCGGCGTTCCAGGCGATGCAGTTGGCAGCGGCCGGGGCGTCATAGCCCATGGCATCGCCGATGGGTTTGCCCATGTCGAGCGACTCCAGCAGCGCCAGCTCCAGTTTGTTGAGGCGCATCAGTTCGGCGAAGCGCTGCATGATCTGCTTGCGCTGTTTCGGTGGCAGGCCGCTCCAGCGTTTATCATCGAATGCGGCACGAGCGGCCTGTACCGCCAACTCGGCATCGGCGGCGTCGCAGGCGGCCACTTTGGTCAGCAGCTTGCCGTTGGCCGGGTTGATGCAGTCGAAGGTGGCGCCATTGATGGCATCCCGATAGCTGCCATCGATAAAGGCTTGCGAGGGCAGAGTCAGGTGGGAGGCCTTGTGTTGCCACTGGGCCAGGGTCAGGTCACTCATGTTCACTCCTTGAACCGGCAAAGTCACTATCCGCGTATCAATATGCTAAACATCTTGCCGCTTGTAAATCCGTTTTGTAACAATTCATTAAACATTGGGCTGTTTTTAACCGATGCCAGTCAGTTAGAAACTGGCGGGAGTATTGGCTGAAATCAGCACGCACTCCTGCTCGCCCACGTTGCGAAAACGGTGGGGGGTACGGCTGTCGAAGTAGTAGCCATCGCCCGGCGTCAGCAGGTAGATCTGCTCGCCGACGGTCACCTCAATCTCGCCCTTGATGACGATGCCGCACTCTTCACCCTCGTGGCTCAGCATGTCGTCACCGGTGTCGGCTCCGGCAGGCAGGATCTCCTGCATCATGCCGATGGCACGGTTGGCACGGCTGTGGCCCACCAGTCGGTAACTGATGGGATGGGTGCCGAGATCCGGCATATCGGCGGCGCGAAAGACCACTTCGGAGTCCATTTCGGTCTCGTCGGTAAAGAAGCTGGCCAGCGACATGGGGATCCCTTCCAGCACTTTGCGCAGGGAGGCAACCGACGGGCTCACCTGATTTTTCTCGATCTGGGAGATGAATCCGTTGGTCACGCCGGAGCGTTTGGCCAGCTCGCGCTGGGAGAGGCCGGCTTTGGTGCGAACCGCCTTGAGGCGGTGGCCGATATCCATCGATAGACACTCCTTGACTGTTTACTATTATTAAATTTGTGTTAAATATCTTATACCGCCCCGTTCAGCACAGCTAGTTGGGGTGAGATCAGATAGGGCCATAATGAGCCCTTTTTTAAGGATTCAGGTGTTTAATTTAATAGGCAATGGCCGATAGTTGCTAAACACCTTAAGGATGAGGTGACCATGAAACCGATCAGCGACATCAATACCCCCTCCGACATGTCCGCCTTCTGGATGCCGTTCACCGCCAACCAGCAGTTCAAGGCGGCGCCGCGCATCCTGAAGTCGGCGGAGGGGATGTATTATCACTCAGAGGATGGCCGCAAGATACTGGATGGCACAGCCGGACTCTGGTGTTGCAACGCGGGCCATGGTCGGCGCGAGATTGCCGAGGCGGTCTCCCAGCAGATTTCCCACCTCGATTTCGCCCCCACTTTCCAGATGGGCCACCCGCTGCCGTTCGAGCTGGCCAACAAGCTGGTGGAGATTGCTCCCAAGGGTTTTGGCCACGTCTTCTATACCAACTCCGGCTCCGAGTCGGTCGATACAGCGCTCAAAATCGCGCTGGCATGGCAGCGGGCGCGCGGTCAGGGCACCCGTACCCGGCTGATTGGCCGCGAGCGTGGTTACCACGGGGTCGGTTTTGGCGGCATCTCGGTGGGGGGGATTCCCGGCAACCGCAAGTGGTTCGGCTCCCTGCTGACCGGGGTGGATCATCTGCCCCATACCCTCAACATCGCCAAGAATGCCTTCACCAAAGGGCTGCCCGAGGAGGATGTGGCGCTGGCCGACGAGCTGGAGAAGATTGTCTTCCTGCACGATGCCAGCAATATCGCGGCAGTGATTGTCGAGCCCATCGCCGGCAGCACCGGCGTGCTGATGCCGCCCAAGGGCTACCTCAAGCGGCTGCGGGAGATCTGTACCAAACACGGCATCCTGTTGATTTTTGACGAGGTGATCACCGGTTTCGGTCGCCTCGGCTCCCCCTTTGCCGCTCAGGAGTTCGATGTCATCCCCGACATGATCACCTGCGCCAAGGGGCTCACCAACGGTGCTATCCCGATGGGGGCGGTGCTGGTGCAGAAGCACATTTATGACGACATGATGGCTGCGGGCAAGGGGGCCATCGAGCTGTTCCACGGCTACACCTACTCCGGCCATCCGGTGGCTGCTGCAGCGGGTCTGGCGACCCTCGAGATCTATCGCAACGAGAACCTGCTCAGCCGCGCCGCCGATCTGGCGGGCTACTGGGAGGAGGCGGCTCATTCGCTGAAGGGCTGCAAGCATGTGAAGGATGTGCGCAACTACGGGCTGGTGGCGGGCATCGAGCTGGAATCCATGCCGGATGCACCGGGCAAGCGCGCCTACGAGGTGTTTGTCCGCTGCTTCGAGAAGGGGGCGCTGATCCGGGTGACCGGCGACATCATCGCCCTGTCGCCACCCCTCATCATCGAGCGCAGCCAGATCGACGATCTCTTCACCCTGCTGCAGGATGCCCTGCAGGCCCAACCCTAACCCATTTGGTGGCCCTGCTCTGGCGGGGCCTTGCGTTGCCTCGTTTTGACGAGCGCTGCGCCACCACGACATCAGTCATCACGGAGGATACATGACATACAGGGTCAGCAACTTCATCAACGGCCAGCCGCAGGAGAGTCGCAGCGAGCGCCAGGGGGCCATCTTCAATCCCGCTTGTGGCAAGCAGCAGGGGAGTGTGGGGCTGTCCAGCGCCGCCGAGTGTCAGGAGGCGATCGCCATCGCCGAGTGCGCCTTTGCCGACTGGTCGCAAACCCCGCCGCTGGTGCGGGCCCGGGTCTTTTTCCGCTTCAAGGAGTTGATGGAGCAGCACAGGGACGAGCTGGCCCAGCTCATCAGCCGCGAGCACGGCAAGGTCTTCTCCGATGCGCAGGGTGAGCTGACCCGCGGGCTGGAAGTGGTGGAGTTTGCCTGCGGCATTCCTCATCTGCTCAAGGGGGAGCACTCCCTCAACGTCGGTCGCGGGGTGGACAGCTACTCCATGATGCAGCCGGTGGGGGTTTGCGCCGGTATCACCCCGTTCAATTTCCCGGCCATGGTGCCGCTCTGGATGTTCCCGGTCGCCATCGCCTGCGGCAACACCTTCATTCTCAAACCTTCCGAGAAGGATCCCTCCCTCTCGCTGCGGATGGCCGAGCTGCTCAAGGAGGCCGGTCTGCCGGACGGCGTGCTCAACGTGGTGAACGGCGACAAGGAGGTGGTGGATGTGCTGCTGACCGACCCGCGAGTAGGTGCCGTGTCGTTTGTCGGCTCGACTCCCATCGCCCAGTACATCTATGCCACCGCCTCTGCCCACGGCAAACGGGTGCAGGCGTTGGGCGGCGCCAAGAACCACATGGTGGTGATGCCGGATGCGGATCTCGATCAAGCGGTCTCCGCCCTGATGGGGGCTGCTTATGGGGCGGCGGGTGAGCGCTGCATGGCTATTTCGGTGGCCGTGGTGGTGGGGGACGAGACCGCCGATGCGCTGGTGGCCAAGCTGATGCCGCTAGTGGAAAAACTGCGGGTGGGCCCGGGGCTGGGCCAGAGCCCGGAGAACGAAATGGGGCCGCTCATCAGCAAGGAGCATCTGGCCAAGGTGCGCGGCTACGTGGATCAGGGGGTGGCCGAAGGGGCCACGCTGCGGGTCGATGGTCGCACGCTGAGCCACGACGAGGGTTACTTTATCGGTGGCTGCCTGTTTGACGAGGTGACCCCCGAGATGCGCATCTATCGCGAGGAGATCTTCGGCCCGGTGCTCTCCATCGTGCGGGTGCCGGACTACGAGACGGCACTGCGGCTCATCAACGAGCACGAGTACGGCAACGGTACCGCCATCTTTACCTGTGACGGCGACACTGCGCGGGACTTCACGGCGCGGGTGCAGGTCGGTATGGTAGGGGTGAACGTCCCCATTCCGGTGCCGATGGCGTTTCACAGCTTTGGCGGCTGGAAGCGCTCCATCTTCGGGCCGCTCAACATGCACGGGCCGGATGGGGTTCGCTTTTATACCCGGATGAAGACGGTCACGGCGCGCTGGCCCCAGAGCCTGCGCAGTGGTGCCGAGTTCTCCATGCCAACCATGAAGTGATGAGCCAAAGGCTCACCACCATGATTTGATTCTCTTGCCCCCGCTGATCGCTGGTCTGCGGGGGCACTTCTGTAAAGGAGCAACAGATGCGATTGGGAATTCTCGATTGTGACCGGCTGGATCCCGATCTGGCGGATCGTTTTGGCCCCGTCTACTCCGAGATGTTTATCAGGGGGTTTCAGCCGCTGGCACCCGAGCTGGAGTTTCGGGTCTGGTCAGCCATCGATGGCGAGTTGCCGGAGGATCTGCACGAGTGCGATGCCTGGCTCATCACAGGTTCGCGCCACGACGCCTATAGCGATATCCCCTGGATCCAGGCACTGCGCGGCTGGATCCGCCGTGCCCATGATGCCGACATCAAGCTGGCCGGGATCTGTTTCGGCCATCAGGTGATCGCCCAGGCGCTGGGGGGCGAAGTGGTGAAATCCACCAAGGGGTGGGGGCTGGGTGTGTCGGTTCACCCCATGCTGGAAGATGCCCCCTGGATGGCGCCGGCGCGGGATCATATCCGCATTCTGGCGAG includes:
- a CDS encoding glutamine amidotransferase-related protein, with the translated sequence MRLGILDCDRLDPDLADRFGPVYSEMFIRGFQPLAPELEFRVWSAIDGELPEDLHECDAWLITGSRHDAYSDIPWIQALRGWIRRAHDADIKLAGICFGHQVIAQALGGEVVKSTKGWGLGVSVHPMLEDAPWMAPARDHIRILASHQDQVALLPPGATRLAGNDFCPNFMFLQGDNIVAIQGHPEFSVEYNRALIERRRGLLPDERYQSSLSSLEGEVDSTTMMQWLLQFLGILPLRAGAA
- a CDS encoding aspartate aminotransferase family protein, with translation MKPISDINTPSDMSAFWMPFTANQQFKAAPRILKSAEGMYYHSEDGRKILDGTAGLWCCNAGHGRREIAEAVSQQISHLDFAPTFQMGHPLPFELANKLVEIAPKGFGHVFYTNSGSESVDTALKIALAWQRARGQGTRTRLIGRERGYHGVGFGGISVGGIPGNRKWFGSLLTGVDHLPHTLNIAKNAFTKGLPEEDVALADELEKIVFLHDASNIAAVIVEPIAGSTGVLMPPKGYLKRLREICTKHGILLIFDEVITGFGRLGSPFAAQEFDVIPDMITCAKGLTNGAIPMGAVLVQKHIYDDMMAAGKGAIELFHGYTYSGHPVAAAAGLATLEIYRNENLLSRAADLAGYWEEAAHSLKGCKHVKDVRNYGLVAGIELESMPDAPGKRAYEVFVRCFEKGALIRVTGDIIALSPPLIIERSQIDDLFTLLQDALQAQP
- a CDS encoding cupin domain-containing protein; amino-acid sequence: MDIGHRLKAVRTKAGLSQRELAKRSGVTNGFISQIEKNQVSPSVASLRKVLEGIPMSLASFFTDETEMDSEVVFRAADMPDLGTHPISYRLVGHSRANRAIGMMQEILPAGADTGDDMLSHEGEECGIVIKGEIEVTVGEQIYLLTPGDGYYFDSRTPHRFRNVGEQECVLISANTPASF
- a CDS encoding aldehyde dehydrogenase, whose translation is MSDLTLAQWQHKASHLTLPSQAFIDGSYRDAINGATFDCINPANGKLLTKVAACDAADAELAVQAARAAFDDKRWSGLPPKQRKQIMQRFAELMRLNKLELALLESLDMGKPIGDAMGYDAPAAANCIAWNAEAIDKIYDQVAPVEESALALVTREPLGVVAAIVPWNFPLVMACWKLGPALATGNSVILKPSEKSPLTALRIAGLAKEAGIPDGVFNVLPGFGHTVGEALAMHMDVDCITFTGSTKIGKHLVECSGKSNLKRAFMECGGKSPNIILADVPDMDAAARSAAGAIFYNQGEVCTAASRLLVQNSIKPQFMERLLAHAREWISANPLDPATRIGAMVDHIQMEQVLRYIEIGKQEGAKLLLGGNRTNTVSGGFYIEPTIFDEVTPQMRIFREEIFGPVLAVTGFDTLEEAISLGNDTDYGLAAAIWTADLNKAVKGSRALRAGTVFVNNWDGGDMTMPFGGFKQSGNGRDKSLHALEKYTELKSTWIQLE
- a CDS encoding methyl-accepting chemotaxis protein; translation: MFRQIHDRSLLFSQLLGVLVIIVLISISFLGLYSLRSAADQMGQGKDVVADILPPPLYLIESQLQVYTLLHAKPEEREGLIQTLARLQKEFEERNRFWQESNLNEQLKRLLLGEQKQQGELFWQLLNDKFVPAIKVGDLAQAGAIAARLRTLYNAHRIGVDATVISGNQYAAEQMAHLASTTRLCYGLLLCAALLGGGLIFWLGRPTQQRLMAAGKATAAIAEGELNRPMPEPGLDAIGELIRQIGTMRDQLATLVESLQRSASTLDDRATNLTSMAQRYTDDSQAQVGAAQHIEQAIEQLTRSIEQAGSQLHQVGDRTLQSAERAQEASRAMRTVEQVIEEQATGVKRVSSTISDLAGLSQQIAGLAGAIHDIAEQTNLLALNAAIEAARAGEQGRGFAVVADEVRSLATRTGSATTEINTIIGKIQDVSQRAANEMDTELARVEQAVTHAVTARQSVARIEQSCEEINQRIAQVDQLMGDETRLVQGIHHQVSELSRLATEVNQNASHAAEEATMVAQHARILTKQTRHFHLDTLQH
- the rarD gene encoding EamA family transporter RarD; protein product: MSQQTQREGIIYALSAYTLWGVAPIYFKTIAAVPAIEILTHRVIWSCALLMVLVLLGRQWHKVQAVLRRPKVLLTLTFTSFTVGGNWLLFIWAINNGHMLDASLGYYINPLFNVLLGMLFLSEKLRRLQWWAVALAFIGVAIQLIAFGSLPWIALVLASSFALYGLVRKKLALDALTGLLLETLIMLPAAAFYLWGIADSPTSNMTENGWQLNLLLIAAGAVTTAPLLCFTAAATRLKLSTLGFFQYIGPSMMFILAVTLYGEALAMDKLITFACIWSALVIFTLDGLRSGNTKSAPTKE
- a CDS encoding CoA-acylating methylmalonate-semialdehyde dehydrogenase, whose translation is MTYRVSNFINGQPQESRSERQGAIFNPACGKQQGSVGLSSAAECQEAIAIAECAFADWSQTPPLVRARVFFRFKELMEQHRDELAQLISREHGKVFSDAQGELTRGLEVVEFACGIPHLLKGEHSLNVGRGVDSYSMMQPVGVCAGITPFNFPAMVPLWMFPVAIACGNTFILKPSEKDPSLSLRMAELLKEAGLPDGVLNVVNGDKEVVDVLLTDPRVGAVSFVGSTPIAQYIYATASAHGKRVQALGGAKNHMVVMPDADLDQAVSALMGAAYGAAGERCMAISVAVVVGDETADALVAKLMPLVEKLRVGPGLGQSPENEMGPLISKEHLAKVRGYVDQGVAEGATLRVDGRTLSHDEGYFIGGCLFDEVTPEMRIYREEIFGPVLSIVRVPDYETALRLINEHEYGNGTAIFTCDGDTARDFTARVQVGMVGVNVPIPVPMAFHSFGGWKRSIFGPLNMHGPDGVRFYTRMKTVTARWPQSLRSGAEFSMPTMK